TGTGTCTGAAAAACACTATTTTGGTCAAAACAAATTTCTATACTTATACGTGggattttgtttttcaacaggaaaagttcaaAAATAGCTGGAGTGCTTCTTTAagcagtggtagaaaaagtacccaaatgtcatactgtcatacttgagtaaaggtaaagataccttaataggaaATAACTAAAGTAAAAGTAATCCagtcaaatactatttgagtaaaagcctaaaagtatttggttttaaacatacttaattaagtatcaaaagtaaatgtaattgctaaaatatacttaagcaaaccagacggcaccattttcttgttttttaaattacggatagccaggggtacactccaacactcagatataatttacaaatgaagcatgtgtgtttagtgagtccaccagatcataggcagtagggatgaccagagatgatCTCTTGATAAATACATGAATTGGACAATTGTTTTGTTCTGCTAAgcgttcaaaatgtaacgagtactcgTGGGTgcaagggaaaatgtatggagtaaaaagtacattattttctttaggaatgcaaTGAAGTTAAAGTTGTCAAAACTATAAATAGTAacgtacagatacccccaaaaaccgacttaagtagtactttaaagtattttacttAACACTGCTATCTTTAAGCCAATGCCTCCTGAGTCGCTGAACCCAGGCTCGAGTCCTGGTTGGGGCTCCCCTGAATTTGctgctagatgcaggcaagagtgtgcaaagcggtattgaatgtcactgtctgtcacctcaaatttgtctctcgacctgtgtgcacctacgttgtaaactcaTAGGATAGGTTGTAGTAACCTTGTGAGGGGTATAGGGTAAATTTGGTATCATGTAgtatcctaaacctatcgctgttacattgaactgggtgaatggaatatgaataagAGTAattcaatatgctgtaatagaaataaggccatgctcatcaAAAAGAAAATGTCCTCCCACCTCTTAAACATCACTGACCACcactggtagtagcagtagtagtagtggtagtagtagcagtagtaggtggtagtagtaggtggtagtagtaggtggtagtagtagcagtagtaggtgttagttgtagcagtagtaggtggtagtagtagcggtagtaggtGTTAGTAGTTGCAGAAGTAAgtgttagtagtagcagtagtaggtggtagtagtagcggtagtaggtggtagtagtagcggtagtaggtggtagtagtagcggtagtaggtcttagtagtagcagtagtaggtagtagtaggtggtggtagtagtagcaggtggtagtagtaacagtagtaagtgttagtagtagcagtagtaggtggtagtagtagcggtagtaggtggtagtagtagcagtagtaggtggtagtagtagcagtagtaggtggtagtagtagcagtagtaggtggcagtagtaggtggtagtagtaggtggtggtagtagtattaggtggtagtaggtgggagtaggtggtagtagtaggtgggagtaggtggtagtagtaggtggtgatagtaggaggtagtagtaggtggtagtagtagcagtagtaggtggtagtagtagcagtagtaggtggtagtagtagcagtatgaggtgatagtagtaggtggtagtagtagcattagtaggtggtagtagtagcagtagtaggtggtagtagtagcagtatgaggtgatagtagtaggtggtagtagtagcagtagtaggtggtagtagtagcagtagtaggtggtagtagtagcagtagtaggtggtagtagtagcagtagtaggtggtagtagtagcagtagtaggtggtagtagtagcagtatgaggtgatagtagtaggtgatagtagtagcattagtaggtggtagtagtagcagtagtaggtggtagtagtagcagtatgaggtgatagtagtaggtggtagtagtagcattagtaggtggtagtagtagcattagtaggtggtagtagtagcagtatgaggtgatagtagtaggtggtagtagtatGCCTAGAAGGTGGTAGTAGTCGTAGCATTAGTAGTGTAGGGCTGTATGCATAATTATTATAATAGAAACTGCCTATTTTATTTGTAGCTTTTAAATAATGTTGCTGAAAATCATCCAAGGCTCAGAAAACCATCTGGATGTATGCCATGCCCATTGAGCTTGGGCTGCCTGCTCTGGCCGGTTATACCACTTTCAGGGGTGACATGGCAGGGGCTACGTGCGTTTCCATTCAATGGGCACTCCACGCCATACCTCACGTACAGATCAGAGGGAGTCCCCTTGTACAGTCTAATTCCGGAATAAGCCAGCTGTTCACCTCGTGCCTCGTTGTTCCAAATTTATCCCAGCGCCAAGCAGCAGACACTGGTCAAGGCAATATTACACAACTGCCAAGAGCTATTCTTAATTTTTTTCATGACCTGGCCTATATATGTAGTGCAATGTATTATAATATAATGGAAAGTTATGGACTATTTTAATCGCCTATTGTAATATATTTTCTTTCCCTTTTACATAGACAACCACACTGTTAGGCTAATATTATAGGGGAAAACACATTTTAATGTATATTTTTAtggtgttttattattattattattatgtctaATTACCCAGTAAGTATGTGTAACATATTGGAATATAGTTAGAAATCATGGCCCATTTgatgcagacctgggttcaaatatatgcatattttagTGTTTGTAATACCAATACTTATGTTAtatgtatttgagtattttcaaataatgtggCTGAATCCAACTACTTCTATTTGAATTATTTTAAAATAATCTCCTATGAAAATAGTTTCAAACAGTAGCTATTTTTAAACAGCCTACTTGTTTCCAAATACATTGCAAATACCCATAGGGCCAAACAGACCTGGGTACAAATGCATGTTAATTTGAAAATACTTGTATTTGGGGAAAAAAGGCTGGTCTTACTTCAAAAAGTAGGCTGTTTGAAAATAATTTAAATACTTAAGTTTTGAACACAGATCTGATTTGATTAGCCATTTGCAACATATGTTCTCATATTTGACGTTTGCAGTCATTGAGTGCTTTATATCAAAGAAAATATAAATTTGtatttttctgtatttttctTTAGATCGGCTATCATGACCAACTGATTGGAATCGTGTCCATAATATCAGTGTGTTTCTCTGGTGTGGGCCCAGTTAGGCTAGAGAGACGGGCCAGCAGTTGCACGATTGCCAGATCGAATCGTCCAACAGTGAGTGAGTGAACTCTGTGCTCTGACAATAGTAATTGCGCAAAAAAATCCCAACACTAACCATCGCAATTCCAATCTGTATTGACTCCTCTGGCTTTCCGTCATATCCCTAGAATTAGAACAAGTAGAATAAATATAGGTATATTGTGTACATCATTTTCATAAAACTATCATATGTCAGCACAGATTAGATGAACATTGTTATGAATGGAGTACAAACGCGCATAAAACAACTAAGAATAAGACACACATATTTGTAAGCTAAAGAACCAACCTAAAGTTCCACATCACGGCGTCTAAGTTGCTCTGTACTGGCTTCCAATGAGAGGGCCGTTCTACCTACTCAATTTCTATGCTTGTAAAAGCTCTAGCGCAACACCACACAGTCGTGTCGTTCCTTTCTGTACGCGTGCCGGTGGGGTTAGCCTGTGTCCACTCTAAGGGAAAACAACCGGGGAAGATGCCGTCAAAGATTATTTTTGAAACCGAAGACATCGGGATGGAAGGTGAAATGGACATTAGTGCGGGCAGTACGACACCCAAAGTAAGTAAAATGGAACACAAATAGCTGGTTGTTAACGCTCGCTAAATAGCCGAAACTGTACTATACCCGCTGGCTAGCCCCGCTATACGGCATGCTAGCTAGTTACATTCTACATCCGCGTTGTAGCTAACGTTATATAATGTCGCCACAAATGTCATATTGTTCAAATTGTATTGCCATTATGCTAGAGGTACGCTTTACGGGAAAATACAAGTAGAGGTTTAAACAACTGCCAGTCTTTGTAGAAAGTAGCTAGCCATCACCGCATGTTCATTGCTACTAGCGCACAGCCTCGTGCCCATGACACGTGGTCAGCTGATCCGCAAAACAGAAGGATCAACTTTCCACCATGTACTCTTCTTCGAtgaggtttaacggcggttggcatccaatatgttgcattaccgccacctaatGCTTGAAAAATATACAAATACGCTACCATCAAACACTACACTCTCAAAATAACAAATGTAATTAAAATAACACCACCCTACTCCATTATTTATTAAATCTATTTAGTCCTACGTAATGCCAACAACCGGAAATTGTGTGACATCTCTACTTAACACACCTTAACTTATATAatcctaacatcactttgtcgggcaaagactcagcatcaaaacaaaaacagacaatgactcttctgtttcaccactcTCGCTGCTCTGTCTGCTTCACACTAAACGACAAGCATCACACACACTgggaatcttccccttcagttggtcaactttaacatttactgctaccccagtaatcactTCTTTCAATGTGGCCCCCTCTTGAGAGCGaaacaattcacatttcctgcCCCCATTCGTTTAACACTGAGCGCCTTCTCCttcagaccagcagaaacaaacaattatcacaagaccacttctggttaccctcacAATTCCATAGTACCcaactctgttttcacccaccctgaaagcacaaatggatcagccaaaagggcAAAGATCCACTTTTTCAAAAAACTTCACTCCCACTGTTAGACTAATCTTTATCTTGACCCTCGGTGCAAGCTTCAGGCTCTgagaacttcaccacacctaccacctccGATACTTCGCCCTCATTCACTTCGGTCTCCTCctactttctaccattcttctttaacaaaccatctcccttttttatttaaccaggtagggctagttgagaacaagttctcatttacaacgacGACCTATAAAGCGGCTGCTTCCGTAGTGAGCAATGATCGACTTCGGCACCTGAAATACCGGATTAGTGATGTTTTCAGAGCTGGTCAAACCCGGCCTCTTGAGCTGCACTGtatttactgtagcctactgagcTACGTTTGCACAGGCGGGAACCCTGACTCTCTGCGAGCCCACCATGTACTCGGGTAGAGTCACAGCCTATCAATTTGTGCCACGTACAGCACTTGATGGATGACGTTGCTCGACATGTTTCCATTGCTGATCAGCAACCATTTATCCAATACaagatatttttttaaacctttatttaactaggcaagccagttaagaacaacgTCATCGTTTataatgacggccaaacccggacgacgctgggccaattatgcgccgccctataggactcccaatcgtggccggttgtgatacagcctggaatcgaaccagggcctgtagtgacgcctctagcactgagctgcagtgccatagaccgctgtgccactcgggagccaaatgTATCCATCTGTCTTTCTAGTTCACTAGATAACTCTTATAGAAGAAATATAGCTATACATTGATATAACTTGCAACTATTCTGTCCCCTTCAACTTAATGTCTGGTGCCCTGTGTTAATGTCTGGTGCACTGTTTGGTTGGTAGAAAATAAAGGAGAAGAAGACCAAGGAGGGAAAGAAAATCAAGAAACAGAAAACGGTTGTTGAAGAGGAACCTGACTGTGAACCTCCTGCtcccaagaagaagaagaagaagaataaggAAAAAGAGGACAAAACTAACGGGGGCGCAGAAGTTGATGTTAACAGCAACGCAGAAGAATCACCTTTGAAGGACAACACATTTCATTCCAATGAGGAGTCTGCAGACAATGACAAAGCAACCGAGGTTACTTATATTATATGTTGTTTTGATTAAACATGTCTACACTCAGTACTGCATTACAACGGATAGGTATTGATTTGTTTTGACATCTGTTTTTCAAATACACATTGTTTATTTGAGCTAGTCTTCAGATGGGAATTAATAGAATCATTTCACAATCAGACCTTTTGAAACTAGCTAGGTCAACAGAATAAATGTTAGTCAGTAATCAACATGGCTTTTTACCATGTCCCATTCTGCCATTaccaacagaagaagaagaagaagaagaaaaaggaaaAGGTCATCGTCGACGGAGTGTTGCCTGAGACTCCCACGCTGATTGCACAAACTAATGGGCATACCGCGGCGACAACTCCAGCACAATCAAGCGAGGACTCCGACAGTGGAAAAGAAACCGTGAGTCTTTCCAGTGATTTTCTGATTCATCAGTGAAGTGTTTTTTGGAAAAGTTATTTAAAGGACTTTAAGAACAGTGTCAGTCTGTTGATTTCTCTGTTTTCATGCATTTAGGAGACGCCAGAACAGAAAGAGGGAGCCTTCTCTAACTTCAGAATCTCCCCCAACACCATTAAACTACTTCAAGGTATATTTTTTTCTTATTTGTCTATTTTCATTCAACTAAAATGCTTTTTCAGTTGAGTTACACATTTTTAAACGTGCAGTCTGTTATTTGATATTTGGGCCGCCTACATTTTAATAATCTCTTTTCCCTCTAGCAAGAGGCATATCTTACCTCTTTGACATCCAAACACAAACCTTCAATTCTGTGTACGAGGGAAAGGATGTGATTGGCCAGGCAAGAACAGGCACTGGGAAAACTTTAGCTTTTGCCATTCCGCTGATTGAGAAACTCCAAAATGACCCAGATGACAAGAAGAGGGGCAGAGCCCCAAAGGTAGGTCTGCTGCAGATACTGCCATCAGATATTCAGCATGTGCTGTTAGTGCTATAAGATATTGTCAATTACCTACATAATATAGTCTTAGAGAGCATGTATAATCTTTTGACCGAAATACCTAATTTATTTCTTCCCATCATTAACCGTGTCCACTTCTATAGATTTTGTGCCTTGCTCCAACCAGAGAATTGGCTATTCAAGTATCCAAGGATTTCAAGGACATGACAAAGAAACTGTCTGTTACTTGTTTCTATGGTGGGAGCTCCTACAACCCCCAACGTGAGTTTCATTCCCATTTCTTTCTTTTTCATCCTCTAGTTGTCCTCTAGTTGTGCACAATTTGGCTTCATTGCAAAGTGCCTGTTATTTATTTGTGAAAAGTGACGCTGTAAATTCCATATACGGTTAAGTTGATCATATTTGTGGAAAATAATTTTGATCTGTTTTCTCTCAGTTGATGCGATCCGCAGTGGCATCGATATCCTGGTGGGAACTCCAGGTCGTATCAAGGACCATCTACAGAATAACAAACTGGACCTGTCTCAATTGAAGCACGTTGTATTGGATGAAGTGGACCAAATGCTTGATATGGGCTTTGCAGAACAGGTGGAGGAGATACTGTCTGCGTCTTACCAAAAAGGTAATGAGACATTTTCATATGGGATTGATTGATTTAGGCCATATACTGTAGATTTGCCTTGGGTTGGATGGGAGGCCAAAATAGTGTGTCATAACATTTAGTACGGAATAAATACACAGAACTGATCCAAGGTTTCTTTGTGGACAGACTCTGAGACCAACCCCCAGACTCTGCTCTTCTCTGCCACATGCCCATCATGGGTGTATGATGTGGCAAAGAGGTACATGAGGCCAACCTATGAGCATGTGGACCTCATTGGCAAAAAGACCCAGAAAGCTGCCACCACAGTAGAGGTAAGAAGGAAAACTATTTTGTCATCCTTTCAGCAAGTGATGGTTCATTTTGATTGACAAGTCCTCTCTGTCACTTtagttaaaaaatataaaaaacagatTAATTCAGATTACATTTTTCATATTTGAAATTGTACATTTTAGAAACCAAATGTATAATTTATTAATACTTCTGTAGAGGAACATGAAGCCCATCTGGTTGGTATTAATGTTTTTTCAGGTGATGAAAATGTCATAATAGTTTCATGGTTCTTAAGAAATGCACAAGTTTCTTAAACATCATACTTGCTGAACCAGTTTCTTCTGACTCTAGCTACTTTAGCCTTTAACTCATATTTTTGTATCCCCAGACTCATACTATTTTAGTTTCTTCTTGGCTGTAATCCAGCGATGAAGATCAAGTGTGTGTCTTACCTGGAAGCACTCTAGTgatcaaaaacaacaacattattttAGGAACTTCAGCTGCTGACGCACAAACCAGTTAACATATAGCATAGCTATTTAGCAGCTTTACCCATATTTAGCCCGCCCCATTTATAATAATTATACACGCCATTTATCAGATGCTTTTATCGAAAGCGACTTActcatgtgtgcatacattttctgTTCATGTCAAACTGGTAAAAGACCACGCAATACTGATTCTTAGCTGTCATTTCTAAATGTTTCTCATTTTGTAATGTGTGGTTCACTCAGGCCTACTAAACATAGTTTTCACACCGATCAACACTTTTTGTTAAAAGTCCTCTCCGTCTCTTCCTCCCCACCCAGCACCTTGCCATAGCGTGTCACTGGTCCCAGAGGGCTGCAGTCATTGGGGATGTGGTGCAGGTTTACAACGGGAGCCACGGCCGCACCATCGTCTTCTGTGAGACCAAGAAGGATGCCAACGAGCTGTCAATGAATGCCTCCATAAAACAGGTACCAGAAACCTGCCGTAGCTTTGTTGATTGTTAGTTTTCATTTTGCTACACAGTGCACACTGAATTAGTGAGGTGGGACATTGATACAAGGATCAACCTGGTAGGTTTGACATGACAGACAGTAAATGACATTGAAAGTCAAGTGAGGTAGTTGACTGTATTTCTAATGGGTTCATTGGCTTATTCATTCTCGGGTCTGATTTGTGTTCAATGTTGCAGAGTTCCCAGTCACTTCATGGGGACATTCCTCAGAAGCAGAGGGAGATCACACTGAAAGGCTTCAGAAGTGGCACCTTCGAGGTCCTAGTGGCCACCAACGTTGCTGCCCGCGGGTTGGACATCCCAGAGGTAGACCTGGTTGTGCAGTGCTCACCCCCAAAGGTAGGTTGTGATGTGATAACACCATGTTAGATTCTCTTTTCAATGTGTAGTAACACTGTTATTGATCTAGCAACAACAACAGGGCATTAACGTGAACGCTTCGTTGTCCCTTTACCAGGATGTGGAGTCCTACATTCACCGGTCAGGTCGAACTGGTCGGGCTGGCAGGACTGGCGTCTGCATCTGTTTCTACCAACGCAAAGAGGAAGACCAGCTCCGATATGTAGAGCAGAAAGCAGGCATTACATTTAAGCGAGTTGGAGTGCCCACGGccaatgacatcatcaaatcGTCCAGTAAAGACGCAGTGAGGTTTTTAGACTCTGTGCCTCCCCAAGCCATTGAGTATTTCCGCGTGTCTGCTACCAAGCTGATTGAGGAGCGTGGGGCCGTGGAGGCCCTGTCTGCCGCCCTGGCACACATATCAGGAGCCACTGCCTTGGAGCAGAGGTCCCTCCTAAACTCTGACACGGTGGGTGTTTAGACCCTGCTACCTCAGTCTACATGCAGCAATTGAATAATGAAGGACATGTGAACATGTGTAAATGTCCATAATGGTTTAAAATGCACCATGAAAGGTTCAAACTTGTATTTAATGTTTGTTATTCGATCCATCCAGGGCTACACCACAATGACAATGAACTGCTCCCAGGAGCTGCAAAACATTGGCTCCGCCTGGCGTGGTCTGAAGGAGCAACTGGGAGAGGAGATTGACAACATGATCCGGGGGATGACCTTCCTCAAGGGCAAAATGGTACATTTGTCATTCATTGTGCCTCTGGTCAGAAGGGGAAGGGTGATATCTTTGTTTTCACCTTTGAAATAAAACCACCCTCCTTCACTCTTTGTACTATAATAGCAATACTATTGAGGCTCTGTAATTTACTTGCCTGGTGTTAAGCAAAAATGTGATCAGTGAGCTGTATTTTTTTGCTCTGCAGGGAGTCTGTTTTGATGTCCCGGCTGACAAGGTAAAGGAGTACCAGGTAAGTCGAGAGCAGATACTTTCCCACTCAACTTTGACGAATTGGACACATGTAAAATGCTTGGTTTAATGTTATTCAAAGCTGAGAAGAGCAATTATCCAAGACCATTTCTCAAACTGCATTTTCATTGTGGGCATTTTAGAGTATTTCCCCAGCCTTACTGTCAAGCTCTGCCAGAGTGATGCTACTGCCTCAAATTTCACAACACACGCAATCCATCGTCGCTTTTTCTTGTTAAAAACAAAGGCTTCGTTAATTAAGGCCACTGTAGATCATGTGGTTAGTAACAGAGTCCCGATTGTTCTTGCGGTGATCACTCCAATTGTCTTCTCCTCAGGATGCCTGGCAGGATGGTAGACGTTGGCAGCTGTCAATCGCCACAGAGCTTCCTGAGCTGGAGGAGAAACCGCGCATGGGTGGTGACCGTGGATATGGACGTTCCTTCGGAGGACAGGGAGGTGGCCGTGGCTTCAGAAACGGAGGAGGAGGCGGCGGTGGCGGCAACTGGAGAGGTGGAGGCAGTCATAAACGCAGCTTCAGCAGTGCGTTTGATTATTAACCGCTGACTTCCCAGTCGCTGGACTGTTGAcatagctgtctgtctgtttcctggtTTTTACTGGTGTTTGGTGGACTGACTGTTACCAGCGCGAAAGGAAATTCCGCAATATATGTATGACCTGATTGATTTGCAATTATGCATTCAACTATCTGTACTTGGAATAAGCCCATTCATTAAAGGTTGTCTGAGGAAATCAAATTCTAGGTCTTTTTTCACATACTgttttttaccccccccccccccccccaaaaaaaatatatatatgttccttggacagtaccagtcaaacgtttggaaacacctactcattccaggggttctctttatttttactattttctacattgtagaataatattgaagacatcaaaactatgaaataacacacatggaatcatgtagtaaccaaaagaagtgttaaaacaaatcaaaatatattttatctttgagattctttaaagtagccaccctttgctttgacagctttgcacactattggcattctctcaaccagcttcacgaggaatgctttttcaacattcttgggagttcacacatatgctgagcactgttgatgtttttccttcactctggtccaactcatcctaaactaTCTCAATCTTGAAGGGTATTTCCTGAGATGCTATGCTAAAACTCTCAATTTAAGAAGTTTAGTTATAACGTAaacaacatgtaggcctattgtGTCAATTTTAAGTTCAATAAAAAGCAAACATTTAAAAGAACTCAGTCATTCTAATCTGAACAAGTAGACTGTCACTGTAATGTGATGGTGTAGCACTTAGTttttaatgtactgtatgtgtgctcaGACCCTTGGTCGCCGTCTTGCAGTCCATCAGAATACAGAATTTTAGAGAGCTTGTGCCAGCATGGCTTGGAATGTGGTATATCCTCCTTTTTTGGGGATTTTAGCTTGGCATTCTGTTCGATGCATGTTGCTCCCACTCGTCTTATAGAAATGGTATTTGCTGTGCACTGTAAGTGTAGCAGTCCGTCTCCATGGGATACCCAAAGTAATCCATATCCTCACCTGTAGTGGAGTGGAGGATAAACGTATTTAAAAGGATTTATCACCCAAAATGTGAACCATATCTGTGAGGAAATGACTTGAAAGTTGTCCGCTTGGGGAATGAAGAGAAAAGTAAATTGCCAAGTGCCTTACTTACAGTAACTATCCACCCAGCTGGCGTCTGCTGCCCTCCAGCTTCTGTTGTCATTAGACTGGCTCCAGTGCTCCAAGCGTTTTAGGTGATCAACTATCTGCAGGAGCACATCTCACTGGTTTGAAATTGTAGTTGCATGGAACGTTATAACGTATGTTCATATTATACATAGTAACGAGCTTACACAAATCCCCTCTGAAATCATAGAACCTGCTAGTTTACCTTGAAAACAGCGTCTGCTTGCTCATTAGCATCAGAGTTTTCTGTATAGGTACAAAGACCAGGCAAAATGTTATCATTTATAGAAGAAAATACTCTACTTTTGTATGAATATTGACACTTTAGCTTTATAAAGTAccttattcataccccttgacttattccacattttatgttGAAGCCTGaatacacataataccccataatgacaaagttaacgtttttgtacatttattgaaaatggaatacaaaaatatctaatttaacataagtattcacactcatGAGTTAATGcatgttagaatcccctttgggatgattacagctgtgattctttctgggtaagtgtaaaagctttgcatacctggattgtacaatattttcacattctttgaattattcaagctctgtcgtgtttattgacagccattttaaagatgattttaagtcaaaactgtaactaggccactctggaacattcaatgtcattttggaaagcaacttcagtgtatatttggccttgtgttctaGGTTGACCTGCTGAAAGTTTAATTTGTCTCACAGTGTCTGTTGGAAGCAGACGAACcagggtttcctctaggatttttcctctACTTTGctttattctgtttctttttatcctaaagaaaaactccctagtccttcccgatgacaagcatacccataacatg
The sequence above is a segment of the Oncorhynchus kisutch isolate 150728-3 linkage group LG25, Okis_V2, whole genome shotgun sequence genome. Coding sequences within it:
- the LOC109889450 gene encoding nucleolar RNA helicase 2 isoform X2, encoding MLVKALAQHHTVVSFLSVRVPVGLACVHSKGKQPGKMPSKIIFETEDIGMEGEMDISAGSTTPKKIKEKKTKEGKKIKKQKTVVEEEPDCEPPAPKKKKKKNKEKEDKTNGGAEVDVNSNAEESPLKDNTFHSNEESADNDKATEKKKKKKKEKVIVDGVLPETPTLIAQTNGHTAATTPAQSSEDSDSGKETETPEQKEGAFSNFRISPNTIKLLQARGISYLFDIQTQTFNSVYEGKDVIGQARTGTGKTLAFAIPLIEKLQNDPDDKKRGRAPKILCLAPTRELAIQVSKDFKDMTKKLSVTCFYGGSSYNPQLDAIRSGIDILVGTPGRIKDHLQNNKLDLSQLKHVVLDEVDQMLDMGFAEQVEEILSASYQKDSETNPQTLLFSATCPSWVYDVAKRYMRPTYEHVDLIGKKTQKAATTVEHLAIACHWSQRAAVIGDVVQVYNGSHGRTIVFCETKKDANELSMNASIKQSSQSLHGDIPQKQREITLKGFRSGTFEVLVATNVAARGLDIPEVDLVVQCSPPKDVESYIHRSGRTGRAGRTGVCICFYQRKEEDQLRYVEQKAGITFKRVGVPTANDIIKSSSKDAVRFLDSVPPQAIEYFRVSATKLIEERGAVEALSAALAHISGATALEQRSLLNSDTGYTTMTMNCSQELQNIGSAWRGLKEQLGEEIDNMIRGMTFLKGKMGVCFDVPADKVKEYQDAWQDGRRWQLSIATELPELEEKPRMGGDRGYGRSFGGQGGGRGFRNGGGGGGGGNWRGGGSHKRSFSSAFDY
- the LOC109889450 gene encoding nucleolar RNA helicase 2 isoform X3, with the protein product MLVKALAQHHTVVSFLSVRVPVGLACVHSKGKQPGKMPSKIIFETEDIGMEGEMDISAGSTTPKKIKEKKTKEGKKIKKQKTVVEEEPDCEPPAPKKKKKKNKEKEDKTNGGAEVDVNSNAEESPLKDNTFHSNEESADNDKATEKKKKKKEKVIVDGVLPETPTLIAQTNGHTAATTPAQSSEDSDSGKETETPEQKEGAFSNFRISPNTIKLLQARGISYLFDIQTQTFNSVYEGKDVIGQARTGTGKTLAFAIPLIEKLQNDPDDKKRGRAPKILCLAPTRELAIQVSKDFKDMTKKLSVTCFYGGSSYNPQLDAIRSGIDILVGTPGRIKDHLQNNKLDLSQLKHVVLDEVDQMLDMGFAEQVEEILSASYQKDSETNPQTLLFSATCPSWVYDVAKRYMRPTYEHVDLIGKKTQKAATTVEHLAIACHWSQRAAVIGDVVQVYNGSHGRTIVFCETKKDANELSMNASIKQSSQSLHGDIPQKQREITLKGFRSGTFEVLVATNVAARGLDIPEVDLVVQCSPPKDVESYIHRSGRTGRAGRTGVCICFYQRKEEDQLRYVEQKAGITFKRVGVPTANDIIKSSSKDAVRFLDSVPPQAIEYFRVSATKLIEERGAVEALSAALAHISGATALEQRSLLNSDTGYTTMTMNCSQELQNIGSAWRGLKEQLGEEIDNMIRGMTFLKGKMGVCFDVPADKVKEYQDAWQDGRRWQLSIATELPELEEKPRMGGDRGYGRSFGGQGGGRGFRNGGGGGGGGNWRGGGSHKRSFSSAFDY
- the LOC109889450 gene encoding nucleolar RNA helicase 2 isoform X1, with the protein product MLVKALAQHHTVVSFLSVRVPVGLACVHSKGKQPGKMPSKIIFETEDIGMEGEMDISAGSTTPKKIKEKKTKEGKKIKKQKTVVEEEPDCEPPAPKKKKKKNKEKEDKTNGGAEVDVNSNAEESPLKDNTFHSNEESADNDKATEKKKKKKKKEKVIVDGVLPETPTLIAQTNGHTAATTPAQSSEDSDSGKETETPEQKEGAFSNFRISPNTIKLLQARGISYLFDIQTQTFNSVYEGKDVIGQARTGTGKTLAFAIPLIEKLQNDPDDKKRGRAPKILCLAPTRELAIQVSKDFKDMTKKLSVTCFYGGSSYNPQLDAIRSGIDILVGTPGRIKDHLQNNKLDLSQLKHVVLDEVDQMLDMGFAEQVEEILSASYQKDSETNPQTLLFSATCPSWVYDVAKRYMRPTYEHVDLIGKKTQKAATTVEHLAIACHWSQRAAVIGDVVQVYNGSHGRTIVFCETKKDANELSMNASIKQSSQSLHGDIPQKQREITLKGFRSGTFEVLVATNVAARGLDIPEVDLVVQCSPPKDVESYIHRSGRTGRAGRTGVCICFYQRKEEDQLRYVEQKAGITFKRVGVPTANDIIKSSSKDAVRFLDSVPPQAIEYFRVSATKLIEERGAVEALSAALAHISGATALEQRSLLNSDTGYTTMTMNCSQELQNIGSAWRGLKEQLGEEIDNMIRGMTFLKGKMGVCFDVPADKVKEYQDAWQDGRRWQLSIATELPELEEKPRMGGDRGYGRSFGGQGGGRGFRNGGGGGGGGNWRGGGSHKRSFSSAFDY